The genomic stretch ttaaaataaataaaataaatattaattgagtTTAGTTGGATTTGGTTCTTGAGGAATCTAAAATAATTATTCGAGTCTGACCGAAATAATTCTATAATATCTAaattaaacaactaaatcaaTCTGACACCTAATCCAACTCGATCCAATTACATAACAGTCTAGATTTCTCCTATGTCGGTTTCCCAGTAGCAAAATTACGTTTTTTTCTACATTTAAGTCATTATTCTATTCAATATTATACACTCCACAAACTTCACATCTACACTCTTTTTCATTCCAAATCTCATTCTATAAATACTCTTCTAACCCTTGTTTTCTTTTATCACACCCACTCATTTCATCTTCCATACTAacattttattcttctttcttaTTCTCTAACTACATCCATGGCCGATGAAGTCACTCTTCTCGATTACTGGCCAAGCCCCTTCGGGATGAGGCTCAGAATAACCCTTGCTGAAAAGGGTATCAAGTATGAGTACAAAGATGAAGACTTGAGGAACAAAAGCCCTTTGTTGTTACAGATGAACCCTATTCACAAGAAAATCCCTGTTCTCATTCATAATGGTAAACCCATTTGTGAATCTCTGATTGCTGTTCAGTATATTGATGAAGTTTGGAATGATAAATCTCCTTTGTTGCCTTCTGATCCTTATCAGAGATCACAAGCTAGATTCTGGGCTGACTATATTGACAAGAAGGTATATAAGTTTCCTCTTTTGcatgttttgtttgttgtttttcttGTTCTACCATTTGATTATTAACTGAGTGTGTTTTTTATTTCTCAATGTGAAATAGATCTATGAGATTGGAAGGAACCTTTGGACCAaaaaaggagaagagaaagaagctgCAAAGAAGGAATTCATAGAAGCCCTCAAAGTGTTGGAGCAAGAGTTGGGGGACAAGAGTTATTTTGGAGGAGAGAAGCTTGGTTATGTGGATGTTGCACTTATTCCATTCTACACTTGGTTTAAAGGCTATGAAACTTTTGGTAATATCAATATAGAGAAGGAGTGTCCCAAGTTCATTGGTTGGGCTAAGAGATGTATTAAGATTGAGAGTGTTTCTAAGTCTATTCCTGATCAGGATAAGGTCTATCAGTTCATTGTTGAGATCAGGAAGAAGATAGGCATTGAGTAGGTTGGATATTAACAGTGAGTTTGTGCTAGCTTCTAGTAAGAATCAGAACATGCACTAAATGAATGGTTTCAGTTGTTTTAAGCTTTCTGATAGAATAGTTATGTAATAAAAAGGCACTTTGGTGTGCCAAGCTTTGTGATTGATCTTTGATCTGTTTGTTCTGTTTATGCATTGTTATATGCATGGTGTAATGTGAAAGTATTTATCATTTTAGTAACTGTTGTTGCTCTTGTTTTAATGATTCTTAACCTTTTCTATATATTGACAACACCAACCACACACCTTAGCCATTCATTTATTCATTTCTGCATTCAACTTCAAGCCCTCTATCTCAGCAATGTCAGATGAGGTGTTTCTGTTCAATTTTGGCCGTTTTTATGGCAGGAGGGTCTTAATTATACTAGTTGAAAAGGGTATAAAGTATGAGATAAAGTAGAGGATTTTAGCAACACGAGTCTTTTAATCATTTTCTTATATAGTAGCTCTGATCCATTATGTACTCAAAGTCCATCAGTTGTCTCATCTCGACCTTGCTATGCTGGAGAGTTATAATTCTGGATGGGCTTTATTGGCTTCGGACTACAATCTGACCAATACTTGACTTTCCGATCCAATAAGTCGGATATGAACGCAATCTCTTGAGCATGTTTTAGGAATATTTAGAGGTATATAGGATGACACAAAAATGTACACAATACCATAAAAAGTCTATGGAATAGACAAATGTTGTTATAACACTCCAAAATCCATCCGTGAACTCTATTAATTGTGTAGGTCCCAAGAGTAGAATTATCCTTGTGAACATTAAGATGGGCGGTTAGGAAGTGAATAGGTGTTAAGTTGTCTTATTCTTAGAAATTTCAATTTGTGACCATGTTTTGTGTGTCCTATAATTCTTTGTAAACTTGCCCTCCATTGATGCGATGCATAAATATAAAGAAAACGGATCATAAAATTGAGAGGAGGATTATACCAAAATCTTCTCAAGATTAAGCAAACTTAAAAGAATGATAAATCAAGTATATTCTTTACAAAACCATATATAAGTTTAACTTATATATAAGTAATACTTTTCAGCACGATTGTTATTAGCAACTATGATAAAATGTCTATAATTAACACACTTCAAGCAAGTTATTAAGGTACATTTCACAATGTTTGCTTTTTTAGACCGAGGTAAAAATTAGTttacttttaatataaatataaatatagggGACACACCTtggtaatgaaaaataaaaaattattggtGCTGACATTACTTCAAATAATTCATTTCATGATAAAACTTTCACcttagtaaaaaaaaaagtataacgTCAAGGCGTgccatattttattatttttttaaaaataaaaacaacatattctcTCGGTTTTTAGTATAACCAAGGGAAAAAAACAACTCAGGACACGCTTCGAATATCAACTATtgcaatttatatttatatttctttataaATGTAAACTTAATGATCTACCTCTTCGATTTTCGTAATAATCGAgggataaattaataaaattttactataaaaacaccCGTTAAACGGATCTTACCCTAATCCTTACTTATATGTAGCCGCCCCAAACTCGTATGCATCATTCTTTGGAATATATTGCAATAcagaaaaatcttcaatgttcttctatctttgaacaaaacattttttctgccattgcaatctatctcacataatgatgttgatgttgttttGTATTCTTCGAACAATGCTTAGTTAAGAAAAGTTGAAAAAATTCTctatgatagattgcaagtgcGTAAAATAATTTTAACTTCAAGTTAAACAAAGAAGGTATTCAACCTTTGAAAatattagaagttggatgcatacAAGTTATGCAAAAAAAAGTTGAATTTCAGCGACGATGACGAATCTGAATTTGTTTAATATTCCGTGTAAACAATGTAAATCTTAAAAAAAGATAATTTACCTTGGTTTTCTTCTAAATCCGAGGGTTAAACATATTTTATTTCAGTTATTGTCAAAATTGAGGGAATAATTTTGGCGTAATTATTGATGATATTTATCACCGTCTTTAAACAAAATTTTGACGTTGATGCTCAAGACACTACCATTAGTGATCAGCGTGAAACATAAAAACTTCTATTATAAAAgcattatgaatatcaaaaagagCATTCCAAGTTCCATTGTGAAGCATCATGAAACGCTTGAAATTATCTACATCCACCACTTTAAGATTTGCCatgaaaaagatttttatgaTAGATTGCAATAGCagaaaattatttgggtttaaggtttgtgttcttatatatttatttaagcaaaaaatcatttatttatttaagactttttttttgttttatttgagaAACAAATACAAACAAAAGTCCAAGAGAATATTCTGCACCCATCATTTGCTCTACCCCTAAATTATATGGTTTGAAGATCTAAAATCTAAATCTTCGTAAATTAATTTGTTTCTATGTAAACAatttaatattctgggtaaacaaaatAGTTTGgtaacaaattaatttattaatattttgtgtaacaATGTAACgagtttaaaaaaaatctatcttACCcctttgttttataaaaaaactgaGAGGTTTGTTgtgctagttttgaaaataattaaaatgcagATGCTGGGGTTAGGACCCATGTACATATAACTTAAGCCCTCGATTTTATATTAACCGAGGGGTAAAATAGAAGCTTTTCATGATACCATTCATTACCTTTCTTCTTTACACGAGGTTAAATACATTTCACGTTTGAGGTGAAatgtgttatttgtagtagtgtgaGATTTGAAGCTTTTCACTTGTTAACCTATCACCATAGTTGTTAGACTGGACCATGGTAAAAAGTGttttaataaataacaaaaaataaaagcgCCTAAGATGAGTTATTACTTCAGTTGATTAAATGGTTGTAGTAAGAAGATGTGACGAAATGTGTATTTCGTAATAGTGAATAATGTTAGATGATTCACTAACCAAAGGTTTGACACCTACACCATTTCATGGGCATGTTGATCATATGAGTCTAGGTTTTGAGATTTCCTTGAATTAGTGGGAGtcttttccttattttctttt from Vicia villosa cultivar HV-30 ecotype Madison, WI linkage group LG4, Vvil1.0, whole genome shotgun sequence encodes the following:
- the LOC131594594 gene encoding probable glutathione S-transferase, translating into MADEVTLLDYWPSPFGMRLRITLAEKGIKYEYKDEDLRNKSPLLLQMNPIHKKIPVLIHNGKPICESLIAVQYIDEVWNDKSPLLPSDPYQRSQARFWADYIDKKIYEIGRNLWTKKGEEKEAAKKEFIEALKVLEQELGDKSYFGGEKLGYVDVALIPFYTWFKGYETFGNINIEKECPKFIGWAKRCIKIESVSKSIPDQDKVYQFIVEIRKKIGIE